Proteins from a single region of Pseudopedobacter saltans DSM 12145:
- the uvrA gene encoding excinuclease ABC subunit UvrA: MIENKDSAKNILIKGAKVHNLKNIDVAIPKNELVVITGMSGSGKSSLAFDTLYAEGQRRYVESLSSYARQFMGRMNKPDVDYIKGIAPAIAIEQKVITSNPRSTVGTSTEIYDYLKLLFSRIGKTISPISGKEVRKDTVTDVVNYITDLPEETTVTVICPLHPQNNRTLKEELAILLQKGFVRVMLKGAIRKVEDIIEDETVENKELQLSDELYIIIDRIVTNKEDETLSRIADSVQTAFFEGKGDCYVDFEGERRHFSDRFELDGLKFEDPVPNFFSFNNPYGACPTCEGYGKVIGIDEDLVIPDKSKSVYDGAIVPWRGEKMREWADKLIKNASKFDFPIHRPIADLTNEQRALLWTGNRYFNGLSDFFKYLEEQTYKIQYRVMLSRYRGKTNCPDCKGTRLRKDATYVKIKDQSISDLVLMPLDKLLAFFDDLELDEREQVISKRLLLEISNRIKFLNEVGLGYLTLNRLSNTLSGGESQRINLATSLGSSLVGSIYVLDEPSIGLHPKDTNRLIGVLKSLRDVGNTVLVVEHEEEMMKSADHIIDIGPEAGSNGGNLVFEGSFKEILKDKNSLTGKYLNGDLKIDIPIRRRKALDFVTIKGARENNLKNVTVQFPLGVLTAVTGVSGSGKTSLVKRVLYPALQKVLGNYSGEQTGAYDGIEGAYDLLAQVELIDQNPIGRSSRSNPVTYVKAWDEIRALYASQSSAKAAGLKPAAFSFNVEGGRCDICQGEGEVKIEMQFMADIYLPCEACNGKRFKQHVLDITYKEKTVSEVLDMTIDEALEFFKDEQKILNKLQPLADVGLGYVKLGQSSNTLSGGEAQRIKLASFLIKGNNSNKSLFIFDEPTTGLHFHDIKKLLKSFEALIEQGNSIIVIEHNMDVVKCADWVIDIGPEGGDNGGHVVFEGTPEDLIKEEKSYTGEYLQDRFL, translated from the coding sequence ATGATAGAAAATAAAGATTCTGCAAAGAATATTCTAATAAAAGGAGCAAAAGTACATAATCTCAAAAACATAGATGTAGCTATTCCGAAGAACGAATTAGTCGTTATTACTGGAATGTCGGGTTCTGGAAAATCGTCTTTGGCATTTGATACTTTATACGCAGAAGGGCAAAGGCGATATGTTGAAAGTTTGTCATCTTATGCCAGACAGTTTATGGGGAGGATGAATAAACCTGATGTTGATTATATCAAAGGGATTGCCCCGGCGATAGCGATTGAGCAGAAGGTTATTACTTCCAATCCACGTTCGACAGTGGGCACTTCTACAGAAATATATGACTACCTGAAATTATTATTCAGCAGAATAGGGAAGACAATTTCTCCGATATCTGGAAAGGAAGTGAGAAAAGATACGGTAACTGATGTTGTAAATTATATAACGGATTTACCTGAAGAAACTACAGTAACTGTTATTTGTCCGCTGCATCCTCAAAATAACAGAACGTTGAAAGAAGAATTGGCAATCTTACTTCAGAAAGGTTTTGTTAGAGTAATGCTGAAAGGCGCAATTCGTAAAGTTGAAGATATTATAGAAGACGAAACTGTAGAAAATAAAGAGCTACAGCTTTCTGACGAATTATATATTATTATCGATAGGATTGTTACCAACAAGGAAGATGAAACTTTAAGCAGAATAGCAGATTCTGTACAGACAGCTTTTTTTGAAGGTAAGGGTGACTGTTATGTGGATTTTGAAGGCGAAAGACGACATTTTTCTGATCGTTTTGAGCTGGATGGTTTAAAGTTCGAAGATCCTGTCCCCAATTTTTTTAGTTTCAATAATCCATATGGAGCTTGTCCAACCTGTGAAGGCTACGGAAAAGTTATTGGAATAGACGAAGATTTGGTTATTCCGGATAAGTCAAAGTCGGTTTATGACGGTGCTATAGTACCATGGCGAGGAGAAAAGATGAGGGAATGGGCAGATAAACTGATAAAAAATGCTTCTAAATTTGATTTTCCGATCCATAGACCTATTGCTGATCTGACTAATGAGCAACGAGCACTTTTGTGGACCGGAAACCGTTATTTTAATGGTTTAAGTGACTTTTTTAAATATTTAGAAGAGCAGACTTATAAGATTCAATATCGTGTGATGCTTTCGAGATACAGAGGAAAAACGAATTGTCCGGATTGTAAAGGAACAAGATTGAGAAAAGATGCGACTTATGTTAAAATCAAAGATCAATCGATCTCCGATTTGGTATTAATGCCTTTAGATAAGTTACTGGCCTTTTTTGACGATTTGGAGCTTGACGAAAGAGAACAAGTTATATCTAAGCGGTTGCTGCTCGAGATTTCAAATAGAATTAAGTTTTTAAATGAAGTAGGGTTGGGGTACCTGACTTTAAACCGTTTGTCGAATACTTTGTCCGGTGGCGAATCGCAACGGATAAATCTGGCAACATCTTTAGGGAGCTCTTTAGTAGGCTCAATTTATGTGCTGGACGAACCTAGCATTGGTCTGCATCCGAAAGATACTAACAGACTGATAGGTGTACTGAAATCTTTAAGAGATGTAGGAAACACTGTTTTGGTGGTTGAACATGAAGAGGAGATGATGAAGTCTGCGGATCATATTATTGATATTGGTCCGGAAGCTGGTTCAAATGGTGGAAATCTTGTTTTCGAAGGAAGCTTTAAGGAAATATTGAAAGACAAAAACAGTCTTACCGGAAAATACCTGAACGGAGATTTAAAGATAGATATTCCTATAAGAAGACGTAAAGCATTGGATTTTGTAACTATTAAGGGAGCCAGAGAAAACAATCTTAAAAATGTAACTGTACAATTTCCTTTGGGAGTTTTAACGGCCGTAACGGGAGTCTCAGGCTCCGGAAAGACATCTTTGGTTAAACGTGTGCTGTATCCGGCTTTACAAAAAGTTTTAGGTAATTATTCTGGTGAACAAACCGGTGCATATGACGGGATTGAAGGTGCATATGATTTATTGGCCCAAGTAGAATTGATTGATCAGAATCCAATAGGCCGATCCTCCAGATCGAATCCTGTAACTTATGTGAAAGCCTGGGATGAAATAAGAGCATTGTACGCTTCGCAATCTTCAGCCAAAGCAGCAGGATTGAAACCAGCAGCATTTTCATTTAATGTTGAAGGTGGGAGATGTGATATTTGCCAGGGTGAAGGAGAAGTTAAAATTGAGATGCAGTTTATGGCAGATATTTATTTGCCATGTGAAGCATGCAATGGAAAACGCTTTAAACAGCATGTTTTAGATATCACTTATAAAGAGAAAACTGTTTCTGAAGTTTTAGATATGACTATCGATGAAGCTTTGGAGTTTTTTAAGGATGAGCAAAAAATATTAAATAAATTGCAGCCGCTTGCTGATGTTGGGCTGGGGTATGTTAAATTAGGACAATCCAGTAATACATTGTCTGGAGGTGAGGCACAGCGTATAAAACTGGCTTCTTTTCTTATTAAAGGGAATAACAGTAATAAAAGTCTTTTTATTTTTGATGAACCGACTACCGGATTGCATTTCCATGATATCAAAAAACTGTTGAAATCTTTCGAAGCGTTGATTGAGCAGGGAAACTCCATTATCGTTATCGAACATAATATGGATGTGGTTAAATGTGCCGATTGGGTCATTGATATTGGACCCGAAGGTGGAGATAATGGAGGTCATGTTGTTTTTGAAGGGACTCCGGAAGATCTTATTAAAGAAGAAAAGTCTTATACAGGCGAATATTTACAGGACAGGTTTTTATAA
- a CDS encoding trans-sulfuration enzyme family protein: protein MKEESKLIRTQAKRSENREHSVPLYLTSSFIFDDAEQGRAIFADEIEGNVYSRYSNPNTSEFIDKVCALEEGEAGLAFSSGMAAVFASFAALLKSGDHVVSFRSVFGSTHQLLTTLFPRWGITSTYVDASNPEGVYDAIQENTKMIFLETPSNPGLELVDLEWLCKIKEKHPNIIINVDNCFATPYLQKPLKYGVDIVSHSATKYMDGQGRVLGGVVVGRKDLIKEMMFFIRHTGPAMSAFNAWLLSKSLETLPLRMDRHCSNALAVAEFLETMSEDIEVVMYPHLPSHPQYELAKKQMKQGGGIVTFVVKGGAKRASEFLDSLNMILFSSNLGDSRSIATHPATTTHSKLSEQERQNIGIFQGTIRLSVGLENIDDLKHDLEQALKKSR from the coding sequence ATGAAAGAAGAGTCAAAGCTTATCAGAACCCAAGCTAAAAGGTCTGAAAACAGAGAGCACTCAGTGCCTCTTTATCTTACTTCAAGTTTTATTTTCGACGATGCTGAGCAAGGTAGAGCAATTTTTGCAGATGAAATAGAGGGAAACGTATATTCAAGATATTCCAACCCAAACACATCAGAGTTTATTGATAAGGTGTGCGCATTGGAAGAGGGAGAAGCCGGATTGGCATTTTCGTCGGGAATGGCAGCAGTTTTTGCTTCGTTTGCAGCTTTATTGAAGAGTGGTGATCATGTTGTTTCATTTCGTTCGGTATTTGGTTCAACTCATCAATTACTCACTACTTTATTTCCAAGATGGGGAATAACCTCAACTTATGTGGATGCATCTAATCCGGAAGGAGTATATGACGCTATTCAAGAAAATACAAAGATGATCTTTTTAGAGACGCCGTCTAATCCAGGTTTGGAACTGGTTGATTTGGAGTGGCTTTGTAAAATCAAGGAGAAGCATCCGAATATTATTATCAATGTAGATAATTGCTTTGCTACGCCATATTTGCAAAAGCCTTTGAAATATGGAGTTGATATTGTTAGCCATTCCGCTACAAAATATATGGATGGTCAGGGAAGAGTGTTAGGAGGTGTGGTCGTTGGACGGAAAGATCTTATCAAGGAAATGATGTTCTTTATAAGACATACGGGCCCGGCAATGTCGGCTTTTAATGCATGGTTGTTATCTAAAAGTTTGGAAACTTTGCCATTGAGAATGGACAGACATTGTAGTAACGCATTGGCTGTTGCCGAGTTTTTAGAGACGATGAGTGAGGATATTGAAGTTGTAATGTATCCGCATTTACCTTCGCATCCGCAGTATGAACTTGCAAAAAAACAAATGAAGCAAGGTGGCGGCATCGTTACTTTTGTTGTTAAAGGTGGGGCAAAAAGAGCATCGGAATTTTTAGATTCTTTGAATATGATTTTATTTTCATCAAATCTTGGTGATTCGAGATCTATAGCAACTCACCCTGCAACAACAACACACTCGAAGTTGAGTGAGCAGGAAAGACAAAATATTGGTATCTTTCAAGGAACAATACGATTGTCTGTTGGGTTAGAAAATATTGATGATTTAAAACACGATTTAGAACAAGCATTAAAGAAATCCAGATAA
- a CDS encoding OsmC family protein gives MKVELQRKNQAVHFEAKGTATDVTVKIDGSPEIGGEGLGVRPMELVLMALGSCSSLDLLAILKKQRQQVDDLQMEVSATRADAIPAVFKTIHITFKFKGDLDQKKVEKAAELAVKKYCSVHDMLAAGGVEITYSVEIE, from the coding sequence ATGAAAGTTGAACTCCAACGTAAAAATCAAGCGGTTCATTTCGAAGCTAAAGGCACTGCTACAGACGTAACAGTTAAAATAGACGGTTCTCCTGAAATTGGAGGCGAAGGATTAGGTGTAAGACCAATGGAGTTGGTACTTATGGCACTCGGATCTTGTAGCTCATTAGACTTGTTAGCTATTTTAAAAAAACAAAGACAACAGGTTGATGATTTGCAGATGGAAGTTTCTGCTACAAGAGCTGACGCCATACCGGCAGTATTTAAAACCATCCACATCACTTTTAAGTTTAAAGGTGATTTAGATCAAAAAAAAGTAGAAAAAGCTGCTGAATTAGCAGTAAAAAAATATTGTTCTGTCCATGATATGTTAGCCGCAGGTGGTGTGGAAATAACATATTCGGTGGAAATTGAATAA
- a CDS encoding RrF2 family transcriptional regulator, with product MLSKKTKYGIRALIALGEHYDKEPVNISFIAETEKIPKKFLEQILLELRNAGFLYSKKGAGGGYSLLKNPKDINLVQVMRITGGPIAQLPCVSLNFYQRCEECKDEENCGIRDTFRDVRDATLKILSETTIADLIAKEKGLPRD from the coding sequence ATGTTATCTAAAAAAACTAAGTACGGAATAAGGGCTTTAATAGCGCTGGGAGAACATTATGATAAAGAACCAGTGAATATTTCCTTTATAGCAGAAACGGAGAAAATACCTAAGAAATTCTTAGAACAAATTTTGTTGGAGCTAAGGAATGCCGGCTTTCTGTATAGTAAGAAAGGAGCGGGAGGTGGTTATTCTTTGTTAAAAAATCCTAAGGATATCAATTTAGTACAGGTAATGAGAATTACCGGTGGACCCATAGCGCAGCTTCCCTGTGTTAGTTTGAATTTCTATCAGCGTTGTGAAGAATGCAAAGACGAAGAAAATTGCGGTATCAGAGATACTTTTAGAGATGTTCGCGATGCTACTCTGAAGATTTTGTCCGAAACTACTATTGCAGATTTAATTGCGAAAGAAAAGGGACTGCCAAGGGACTAA
- a CDS encoding nitrite reductase, translated as MQSFRSELENPLVAKEIIDLEKKIRAFREGKIHDEKFRSLRLARGIYGQRQPGVQMVRIKIPFGKITFKQILKIADVSDEYASKNLHFTTRQDIQIHYVSLDRTPELWAKLAEDDITIREACSNTVRNVTASCTAGIDPAEPFDVSAYAHGFFKYFLGNPVSMELGRKFKFGFSSSEEDTAFSFIHDIGFIPKVKYENGEEIRGFKVLLGGSLGAQPYIGQLVTDFMHEDLIIPFSEAVLRVFDRYGERTNRNKARLKFLLNKVGFEEFLKMVEEERVSTKVKTYKIDTSVIDTPNIPEPVEITVEIPAYKQLAYEMWSATNVFQQKQEGFYGVFVKVKTGDMSTEKVRKFVEAVRPLIADEMRVTINQGLLLKYVRKEALPALYLILDELGLSEPGHNSVADVTTCPGTDTCNLGISNSMELSRVLEALVHEEYEDFVYNKEIKIKISGCMNSCGQHGIAHIGFHGSSMKVNGKIMPTVQVLLGGGAVGNGEGRAADKIIKVPSKRAPQVLRTILDDYRIKGESFGSFLNYYDGLGKDYFYQLLKPIADQETVTDEDFIDWGQNEDFVRAIGVGECAGVVIDLVATLIFETEEKYGWALEAYDQQLWSDAIYHAYNTLVSGAKAVLLDKGISQSTQIGIIKAFDEHSAAEFDVDGFENLVLQINKYEPSQEFAEAYLAQARDFLEKVKSFRGRTEQVG; from the coding sequence ATGCAAAGTTTTAGAAGTGAATTGGAAAATCCTTTGGTGGCAAAGGAAATCATAGACTTAGAGAAAAAGATCAGAGCCTTTCGCGAAGGCAAAATACACGATGAAAAGTTTAGAAGTTTACGATTGGCGAGAGGGATTTACGGTCAACGTCAGCCGGGGGTACAAATGGTACGTATCAAGATACCGTTTGGTAAAATCACTTTTAAGCAAATACTTAAAATAGCAGACGTTTCTGATGAGTATGCATCAAAAAATCTGCATTTTACAACACGTCAGGATATTCAAATTCACTATGTTAGTTTAGATAGAACACCTGAGTTATGGGCTAAGCTGGCTGAAGACGATATCACCATTCGCGAAGCTTGTAGTAATACTGTTAGAAACGTCACGGCGTCATGTACAGCGGGTATAGATCCGGCAGAGCCTTTTGATGTTTCTGCTTATGCACATGGTTTCTTTAAATATTTCTTAGGGAATCCAGTAAGTATGGAGTTGGGAAGAAAATTTAAGTTTGGTTTTTCTTCAAGTGAAGAAGATACGGCTTTCTCTTTTATCCATGATATTGGTTTTATACCAAAAGTGAAGTATGAGAATGGTGAAGAAATAAGAGGTTTCAAGGTCCTTTTAGGCGGAAGTTTAGGTGCTCAGCCATATATCGGTCAGTTAGTAACAGATTTTATGCATGAGGATTTAATTATTCCTTTCTCTGAAGCTGTTTTACGTGTATTTGACAGATACGGTGAACGTACTAATAGAAATAAAGCCAGATTAAAATTCTTGCTTAATAAAGTGGGATTTGAAGAGTTTTTGAAAATGGTAGAAGAAGAACGTGTATCTACCAAAGTAAAAACTTATAAAATTGATACAAGTGTTATTGATACTCCGAATATTCCGGAGCCAGTGGAGATAACAGTAGAAATACCGGCTTACAAGCAATTAGCGTATGAAATGTGGTCGGCAACCAATGTTTTTCAACAAAAGCAGGAAGGTTTTTATGGTGTATTTGTAAAGGTTAAAACCGGAGATATGTCTACTGAAAAGGTTCGCAAATTTGTTGAAGCTGTGAGACCTTTAATTGCTGACGAAATGAGGGTTACAATTAATCAGGGCTTATTGCTTAAATATGTTAGGAAAGAGGCGTTACCTGCATTGTACCTGATTTTGGATGAATTAGGTTTATCTGAGCCAGGGCATAACAGTGTTGCCGATGTAACAACTTGTCCGGGAACAGATACCTGTAATTTGGGTATTTCAAACTCTATGGAGTTATCAAGAGTATTGGAAGCTTTGGTACACGAGGAGTATGAGGATTTTGTTTACAACAAAGAAATCAAAATAAAGATTAGTGGTTGTATGAACAGCTGTGGCCAGCATGGTATAGCTCATATTGGTTTCCATGGAAGTTCCATGAAAGTGAATGGGAAAATTATGCCAACTGTACAGGTACTATTGGGTGGTGGTGCTGTTGGAAATGGCGAAGGCAGAGCGGCGGATAAAATAATTAAAGTTCCATCTAAAAGAGCGCCACAGGTTTTAAGAACTATCCTTGACGATTATAGGATTAAAGGTGAATCTTTTGGAAGTTTCTTGAATTACTATGACGGGCTTGGAAAGGATTATTTCTACCAGCTATTAAAGCCAATTGCAGATCAGGAAACAGTAACCGACGAAGATTTTATAGACTGGGGACAAAACGAAGATTTTGTAAGAGCTATCGGTGTAGGAGAATGTGCGGGTGTAGTTATTGATTTGGTGGCCACATTAATCTTCGAAACAGAGGAGAAATATGGTTGGGCATTAGAGGCATATGATCAGCAATTATGGTCGGACGCTATTTATCATGCTTATAATACTTTGGTAAGTGGAGCTAAAGCCGTTCTATTAGATAAAGGTATAAGCCAAAGTACGCAAATAGGTATAATCAAAGCTTTTGATGAACATTCTGCTGCTGAATTTGATGTTGACGGATTTGAAAATCTGGTTTTACAGATTAATAAATATGAACCTTCGCAAGAATTTGCAGAAGCTTATTTAGCACAGGCAAGAGATTTCCTTGAAAAAGTGAAATCCTTTAGAGGAAGAACAGAACAAGTAGGTTAA
- a CDS encoding TSUP family transporter — protein MLAGTEDLEILEKQGNQLFPIFLKLENFNTLLVGAGNVGLEKLEAMLANSPHAAITIVADRVLESVNSLADNFPQLQIHQRVFQSSDLDNKELVVLATDNHELHKEIHKLCKEKGILLNVADTPELCDFYLGSIVKKGNLKIAISTNGKSPTIAKRIKEVLNDNIPSEIDESLENINKLRNTLSGDFTEKVKKLNEITAGLVTKDETKGYITPKKLSFIIWSIVVVFCAILFVTLYERDPEFNTFINNVNPEFYKFLAAGFVFAMIDGAIGMSYGVTTTTFSLSMGIPPASASTGVHISEILSNGIAGWMHYKMGNVNKKLFKLLVVAGIIGAVTGAYLLSSLEHYSHYTKPIISVYTFSLGVLILRKAFLAQQRAKKKIKTKKITKIKPLGFFGGFIDAVGGGGWGTIVLSSLIAGGRHARFSLGSVKLSRFFIALMSSLTFITMLDNLHWYVVSGLVLGSAIASPIAAKVSNKISAKSIMVAVGVIVILASSKNIIGFILSFFRS, from the coding sequence ATGCTAGCTGGAACAGAGGATTTGGAAATATTGGAAAAACAGGGTAACCAGCTTTTTCCAATATTTCTTAAGTTAGAGAATTTTAATACTTTATTAGTCGGGGCAGGAAATGTGGGCTTGGAAAAGCTGGAAGCTATGTTGGCTAATAGTCCCCATGCTGCCATAACAATAGTTGCTGATAGGGTTTTAGAAAGCGTAAATTCATTAGCCGATAATTTTCCTCAATTGCAAATTCACCAACGTGTTTTCCAATCTTCTGATTTGGACAATAAAGAATTGGTGGTGTTGGCAACGGATAACCACGAATTACATAAAGAGATTCATAAGCTTTGTAAAGAAAAAGGAATACTGCTTAACGTAGCAGATACTCCGGAGCTTTGCGATTTTTACTTAGGTTCGATAGTAAAAAAAGGTAATCTGAAAATAGCTATTTCTACGAATGGAAAATCCCCGACTATTGCAAAACGTATAAAAGAGGTTTTAAACGATAATATCCCCAGTGAAATTGATGAGTCTTTGGAGAATATTAATAAACTTAGAAATACGCTTTCGGGAGATTTTACAGAAAAGGTAAAAAAGCTGAATGAAATTACAGCAGGTTTAGTAACTAAAGATGAGACTAAAGGGTATATAACGCCTAAAAAGCTAAGCTTTATTATTTGGTCTATTGTAGTTGTATTCTGCGCGATTTTGTTTGTCACTCTTTACGAAAGAGACCCCGAGTTTAATACATTTATTAATAATGTAAATCCGGAGTTTTATAAGTTTTTAGCGGCGGGTTTTGTGTTTGCGATGATAGACGGAGCCATAGGTATGTCATACGGTGTAACTACAACGACATTTTCACTATCCATGGGGATTCCTCCTGCGTCTGCAAGTACCGGAGTTCACATTTCTGAAATTTTAAGCAATGGGATAGCGGGATGGATGCATTATAAAATGGGTAATGTAAACAAAAAGTTGTTTAAACTTTTGGTTGTTGCAGGAATAATTGGTGCCGTTACGGGCGCTTACCTTTTATCATCTTTAGAACATTATAGCCATTATACAAAGCCGATAATTTCTGTCTACACTTTTTCTTTGGGAGTATTGATATTAAGAAAAGCATTTTTAGCTCAGCAAAGAGCAAAGAAAAAAATTAAAACAAAGAAAATTACGAAGATAAAGCCGTTGGGTTTTTTCGGAGGATTTATAGATGCAGTAGGAGGCGGAGGTTGGGGGACCATTGTACTTTCTTCATTAATAGCTGGAGGAAGACATGCAAGATTCTCATTGGGATCGGTAAAATTGAGTAGATTTTTTATTGCACTAATGAGCTCACTAACATTTATTACTATGTTAGATAATCTTCATTGGTATGTGGTATCCGGACTGGTTTTAGGAAGCGCAATTGCATCACCAATAGCTGCGAAAGTTTCGAATAAAATATCTGCCAAATCTATTATGGTTGCGGTAGGTGTTATTGTAATACTGGCAAGTTCCAAAAATATTATAGGTTTTATTCTAAGCTTTTTTAGGTCGTAA
- a CDS encoding phosphoadenylyl-sulfate reductase: protein MDRANEVKELIKGLTEESLAVLAEHFAGDIVFSTSFGWEDQVISHMIFSKNLPIDVFTLDTGRFFTETYYVWNRTLETYQKPIHTFYPDAKLLQEFVTEKGPNSFYESVENRKTCCGIRKVEPLNRALKDKKIWITGIRAEQSLNRTDMDWVEWDEAHQLVKVHPIFFWTLDEVKAYVSEHHIPYNPLHDKGFPSIGCSPCTRAVAPGEDFRAGRWWWEDQSKKECGLHSK from the coding sequence ATGGACAGAGCAAACGAGGTAAAAGAATTAATAAAAGGACTTACTGAAGAGTCTTTGGCTGTTTTAGCCGAACATTTTGCCGGAGATATAGTATTTTCTACAAGTTTTGGTTGGGAAGATCAGGTTATTTCGCATATGATTTTCAGCAAAAATTTGCCAATTGATGTATTCACTTTAGATACTGGCAGGTTCTTTACTGAAACTTATTATGTATGGAACAGAACATTAGAAACTTATCAAAAACCTATTCATACTTTTTACCCGGATGCGAAACTATTACAGGAATTTGTAACGGAAAAAGGGCCTAACAGTTTTTACGAAAGTGTAGAAAACAGGAAAACTTGTTGTGGAATTAGAAAAGTAGAGCCTTTAAACCGCGCTTTAAAAGATAAAAAGATTTGGATTACTGGCATAAGAGCGGAGCAATCTTTAAATCGCACAGATATGGATTGGGTAGAATGGGACGAAGCTCATCAGTTGGTAAAAGTACACCCCATATTCTTCTGGACATTGGATGAAGTGAAAGCTTATGTTTCAGAACATCATATTCCGTATAATCCATTGCATGATAAAGGTTTCCCAAGCATAGGTTGTTCACCTTGTACCCGAGCGGTAGCGCCAGGCGAAGATTTTAGAGCCGGGAGATGGTGGTGGGAAGACCAAAGTAAGAAAGAGTGTGGCTTGCATAGTAAATAG
- the cysD gene encoding sulfate adenylyltransferase subunit CysD: MDYLDQLEAEAIAILREVAGQFEKPALLFSGGKDSITLVKLAEKAFRPGKFPFPLVHIDTGHNFPETIEFRDKLIADLGEKLVVGYVQDSIDQGKVIEQTGKNASRNQLQTVTLLDTIAAGGYDACIGGARRDEEKARAKERIFSVRDEFGQWDSKRQRPELWNTYNGKIHKGENVRVFPISNWTELDVWNYIKRENIALPSVYFSHERDCILRNGQWMAASEYMNMDDEDIVVRKQVRFRTVGDMTCTAAVESEKTDIDDIIQEIAQSKISERGARMDDKVSEAAMEERKKGGYF, encoded by the coding sequence ATGGATTATTTAGATCAGTTAGAGGCAGAAGCGATTGCCATTTTAAGAGAAGTAGCGGGGCAGTTCGAGAAACCTGCACTTTTGTTCTCGGGAGGTAAGGATTCAATTACTTTGGTGAAATTGGCAGAAAAAGCTTTCCGTCCGGGTAAGTTCCCTTTTCCTTTAGTACATATCGATACAGGACATAACTTTCCTGAAACAATTGAGTTTAGAGATAAACTTATAGCGGATTTGGGAGAGAAATTAGTTGTCGGTTATGTTCAGGATTCGATCGATCAGGGAAAGGTAATCGAGCAAACAGGGAAAAATGCCAGCAGGAATCAATTGCAAACAGTTACATTATTAGATACTATTGCTGCGGGCGGATATGATGCTTGTATAGGTGGGGCGAGACGCGATGAGGAAAAAGCAAGAGCTAAAGAACGCATTTTTTCTGTAAGAGATGAATTTGGACAATGGGATTCAAAACGCCAGCGTCCGGAACTTTGGAATACTTACAATGGAAAAATCCATAAAGGAGAAAATGTACGTGTTTTCCCTATTAGTAACTGGACAGAACTAGATGTATGGAATTATATTAAAAGAGAAAATATAGCGTTACCATCAGTTTATTTTTCTCATGAAAGAGACTGTATCTTGAGAAATGGACAATGGATGGCTGCATCTGAATATATGAATATGGATGATGAAGATATTGTTGTAAGAAAGCAAGTTCGTTTCAGAACTGTGGGAGATATGACATGTACAGCAGCCGTAGAATCTGAAAAAACAGATATTGACGATATTATCCAGGAAATAGCTCAGTCTAAAATCTCTGAGAGGGGAGCGAGAATGGATGATAAGGTTTCTGAAGCAGCAATGGAAGAACGTAAAAAAGGAGGATATTTCTAA